One genomic segment of Natrononativus amylolyticus includes these proteins:
- the glpB gene encoding glycerol-3-phosphate dehydrogenase subunit GlpB: MAIEDDVLVIGGGLAGATAALAAAEHDADVRLLSYKQSTLRHASGLIDVLGYTPAGEGPLAEPFEAIPDLPEGHPYERVGVDAVREALLFFDAVAGDAYSGAHTESNALVPTSGGTVKPTARYPAATEAGLASDPRDTLLVGFHGLPDFDAPLAADHLEAAGVPFAARGVTLPFPGIRRDDAKVTRYAHILDRDTPVDTGVGEAPARTALAETVRPHLESAARVGFPPILGDENAGVVRRDLEERLGIPVFEVPSGPPSLPGMRLEDLLYGALGEAGVRVTTGVPVVDYELEPAADGVESGAGDGDDTDAARIDRVLVDRKGREVPYRASEYVLATGGLVGKGIRSRREPVPTDGVDDAATHGTGDDPASSPAYRSSVGSDGAPAEPRTATGSEVDEALARRSGRVFEPIFDCHVPHAPDRYDWFVDDAFGDQPFARYGLTVDRELRPLDGEGDLEFSNLRAAGAVLGGYDYAAEKSGSGVSLATGYVAGSRAGERATEDAE, from the coding sequence ATGGCAATCGAAGACGACGTGCTGGTGATCGGCGGCGGTCTCGCCGGCGCGACGGCCGCACTCGCCGCGGCCGAGCACGACGCCGACGTCCGCCTGCTCTCGTACAAACAGAGCACGCTCCGCCACGCCAGCGGCCTGATCGACGTCCTCGGTTACACGCCTGCGGGTGAGGGGCCGCTCGCCGAGCCGTTCGAGGCGATTCCGGACCTCCCCGAAGGCCACCCCTACGAGCGGGTCGGCGTCGACGCCGTCCGCGAGGCGCTGCTCTTTTTCGACGCGGTCGCTGGCGACGCCTACTCGGGCGCACACACCGAGTCGAACGCGCTCGTGCCGACGTCCGGCGGCACCGTCAAACCGACCGCGCGCTACCCCGCCGCGACGGAAGCGGGACTGGCGAGCGACCCCCGCGACACCCTCCTCGTCGGCTTTCACGGCTTGCCCGACTTCGATGCGCCGCTCGCGGCCGACCATCTCGAGGCCGCGGGCGTTCCGTTCGCCGCTCGAGGCGTTACCCTCCCGTTCCCGGGAATCCGCCGGGACGACGCGAAGGTCACGCGCTACGCCCACATCCTCGACCGGGATACGCCGGTCGACACGGGCGTCGGCGAGGCGCCCGCCCGGACCGCGCTGGCCGAAACCGTCCGGCCGCACCTCGAGTCCGCAGCCAGAGTCGGCTTCCCGCCGATTCTCGGCGACGAGAACGCCGGGGTCGTCCGCCGGGACCTCGAGGAACGCCTCGGGATCCCGGTCTTCGAGGTGCCGTCCGGCCCGCCCAGCCTGCCCGGAATGCGCCTCGAGGACCTGCTGTACGGGGCGCTCGGGGAGGCGGGGGTGCGCGTGACGACCGGCGTTCCCGTGGTCGACTACGAACTCGAACCGGCGGCAGACGGCGTCGAGAGCGGCGCGGGCGACGGGGACGACACGGACGCTGCCCGCATAGACCGCGTTCTCGTCGACCGGAAGGGCCGAGAGGTGCCCTACCGCGCGAGCGAGTACGTCCTCGCGACCGGCGGACTCGTCGGAAAGGGGATCCGCTCGAGGCGCGAGCCGGTCCCGACGGACGGGGTGGACGACGCGGCGACCCACGGCACCGGAGACGACCCGGCGAGCTCGCCGGCGTACCGCTCGAGCGTGGGTTCTGACGGGGCGCCGGCGGAGCCACGGACCGCGACCGGCAGCGAGGTCGACGAGGCGCTGGCACGGCGTTCCGGACGCGTGTTCGAACCGATCTTCGACTGCCACGTTCCCCACGCGCCCGACCGCTACGACTGGTTCGTCGACGACGCCTTCGGCGACCAGCCGTTCGCCCGCTACGGCCTTACCGTCGACCGCGAGCTTCGTCCCCTCGACGGGGAGGGCGACCTCGAGTTTTCGAACCTGCGGGCGGCGGGCGCGGTGCTGGGCGGCTACGACTACGCGGCCGAGAAGTCCGGCAGCGGCGTCTCGCTCGCGACGGGGTACGTCGCGGGCAGCCGCGCCGGCGAACGGGCGACGGAGGACGCAGAATGA
- the glpA gene encoding anaerobic glycerol-3-phosphate dehydrogenase subunit GlpA has product MAHDTEVLVLGGGSTGCGIARDLAMRGLEVTLVERGNLTHGTTGRMHGLLHSGGRYAVSDQASARECIEENRILREIAGHCVELTGGLFVQGPDDPEDYFREKLEGCRDCGIPARVLSGREAREVEPYLAGDVTRAIQVPDGAVDPFRLCVANAVDAEAHGARIETHAEVIDLLREGDDVYGVTVRHDSGPGKRVHRAPGSTEDITADYVVNATGAWAGQIGQMADLEVAVRPSKGVMTIMNVRQVDTVVNRCRPKGDADIIVPHETTAILGTTDEEVEDPDDYPEEGWEVDMMIDTLSELVPILREARTIRSFWGVRPLYEPPGTGTADPTDITRDFFLLDHAERDGVSGMSSIVGGKFTTYRAMAEEIADHVCAELGVRASCTTAEEALPGSENLEALEDAMDDFGLRSPIARRSKQRLGSRAPDVLGTDEPNPVLCACEGVTRAEIRDAIAQSGSDLNAVRIRTRASMGNCQGGFCCHAVAHELHPEYDEPTVRSALDELFQERWKGERHALWGEQLSQAMLNYALHATTMNRDADPASADESVDYGAFDGGEGSRTPAGGGR; this is encoded by the coding sequence ATGGCACACGATACGGAGGTTCTCGTTCTCGGGGGTGGCTCGACGGGCTGTGGCATCGCGCGGGACCTCGCGATGCGCGGCCTCGAGGTCACCCTCGTCGAACGGGGCAATCTGACCCACGGGACGACCGGCCGGATGCACGGTCTCTTACACAGCGGCGGGCGCTACGCGGTCTCCGATCAGGCCAGCGCGAGGGAGTGTATCGAGGAGAACCGGATCCTCCGCGAGATCGCGGGCCACTGCGTCGAGCTGACCGGCGGCCTGTTCGTTCAGGGGCCCGACGACCCGGAGGACTACTTTCGGGAGAAACTCGAGGGCTGTCGGGACTGCGGGATTCCCGCGCGCGTCCTCTCCGGCCGGGAGGCGCGCGAGGTCGAACCCTACCTCGCCGGGGACGTCACGCGGGCGATCCAGGTCCCCGACGGCGCCGTCGACCCGTTCCGGCTCTGCGTCGCGAACGCCGTCGACGCCGAGGCCCACGGCGCCCGGATCGAAACCCACGCCGAGGTGATCGACCTCCTGCGCGAGGGCGACGACGTCTACGGCGTCACCGTCCGCCACGACTCGGGCCCCGGAAAGCGCGTCCACCGGGCGCCGGGGTCCACCGAGGACATCACCGCCGACTACGTCGTCAACGCAACCGGCGCGTGGGCCGGACAGATCGGGCAGATGGCCGACCTCGAGGTCGCGGTTCGCCCCTCGAAGGGGGTGATGACGATCATGAACGTCCGCCAGGTCGACACCGTCGTCAACCGCTGTCGGCCGAAGGGCGACGCCGACATCATCGTCCCCCACGAGACGACCGCGATCCTCGGCACCACCGACGAGGAGGTCGAGGACCCGGACGACTACCCCGAAGAGGGGTGGGAGGTCGACATGATGATCGACACCCTCTCGGAACTCGTGCCGATCCTGCGGGAAGCGCGAACGATCCGCTCGTTCTGGGGGGTCCGGCCGCTGTACGAACCGCCGGGGACCGGCACCGCCGATCCCACGGACATCACGCGGGATTTCTTCCTGCTCGATCACGCAGAGCGCGACGGCGTCTCCGGGATGTCGAGCATCGTCGGCGGCAAGTTCACCACGTACCGCGCGATGGCCGAGGAGATCGCCGACCACGTCTGCGCCGAACTCGGCGTTCGGGCTTCGTGTACCACCGCCGAGGAGGCGCTCCCGGGAAGCGAGAACCTCGAGGCGCTCGAGGACGCGATGGACGACTTCGGCCTCCGGTCGCCGATCGCCCGCCGGAGCAAACAGCGCCTCGGCAGCCGCGCCCCCGACGTGCTCGGAACCGACGAGCCGAACCCCGTGCTCTGCGCCTGCGAGGGCGTCACTCGCGCGGAGATCCGCGACGCCATCGCACAGTCCGGCTCCGACCTCAACGCGGTGCGGATCCGCACCCGGGCGTCGATGGGCAACTGCCAGGGCGGCTTCTGCTGTCACGCGGTGGCCCACGAACTCCACCCCGAGTACGACGAACCGACCGTCAGAAGCGCCCTCGACGAACTCTTTCAGGAGCGCTGGAAGGGCGAGCGTCACGCGCTCTGGGGCGAACAGCTCTCCCAGGCGATGCTGAACTACGCGCTCCACGCGACGACGATGAACCGCGACGCCGACCCCGCGAGCGCCGACGAGTCGGTCGACTACGGAGCGTTCGACGGCGGCGAGGGCTCGAGAACCCCTGCCGGAGGCGGTCGCTGA
- the glpK gene encoding glycerol kinase GlpK, whose protein sequence is MTDNTYVGAVDQGTTGTRFMVFDHGGQVVANAYEKHEQHYPEPGWVEHDPLEIWENTKRVITAALERAAIDPGQLEAIGVTNQRETTVLWDAETGKPVHNAIVWQDRRTTDRIEELEDNGGVETIREKTGLEADAYFSATKAEWLLDNADPIKLERSRPDDVRDRAESGDVLFGTIDSWLVYNLTGAHVTEVTNASRTMLYNIHDLEWDDDLLAAFSVPRAMLPEVRPSSDDDTYGTTDPDGFLGAEIPVAGALGDQQAALFGQTCFDAGDAKNTYGTGSFFLMNTGDEAVESEHGLLTTIGFQRAGEPVQYALEGSIFITGAAIEWLEDLTLIDDPTETAELARSVESTDGVYVVPAFTGLGAPHWDQRARGTVVGMTRGTRREHLVRATLESIAYQTRDVAEAMEADSDIEMTSLKVDGGAVKNNFLCQLQSDIIGSEIVRPVVDETTALGSAYAAGLAVGYWTGLEELRNNWQVDREFEPRLARSTADEKYARWMDAVDCARGWATDGADP, encoded by the coding sequence GTGACGGACAACACATACGTCGGCGCGGTAGACCAGGGGACGACGGGCACGCGGTTCATGGTGTTCGACCACGGCGGCCAGGTCGTCGCGAACGCCTACGAGAAACACGAACAGCACTACCCGGAGCCCGGCTGGGTCGAACACGACCCGCTCGAGATCTGGGAGAACACGAAACGCGTCATCACGGCGGCGCTCGAGCGGGCTGCCATCGACCCCGGACAGCTCGAGGCGATCGGCGTCACCAACCAGCGCGAGACGACGGTGCTGTGGGACGCCGAGACGGGGAAGCCGGTCCACAACGCCATCGTCTGGCAGGACCGCCGGACGACCGATCGGATCGAGGAACTCGAGGACAACGGCGGCGTCGAGACCATCCGGGAGAAGACCGGCCTCGAGGCCGACGCCTACTTCTCGGCGACGAAAGCCGAGTGGCTGCTCGACAATGCAGACCCGATCAAACTCGAGCGGAGCCGCCCCGACGACGTCCGAGATCGCGCCGAGAGCGGCGACGTCCTGTTCGGAACGATCGACAGCTGGCTCGTCTACAACCTCACCGGCGCACACGTCACCGAGGTGACGAACGCCTCGCGGACGATGCTGTACAACATCCACGACCTCGAGTGGGACGACGACCTGCTCGCGGCGTTCTCGGTCCCGCGTGCGATGCTGCCGGAGGTGCGCCCCTCGAGCGACGACGACACCTACGGGACGACCGATCCGGACGGCTTTCTGGGCGCCGAGATCCCGGTCGCCGGCGCGCTCGGCGACCAGCAGGCGGCGCTGTTCGGCCAGACCTGCTTCGACGCCGGTGACGCCAAGAACACCTACGGCACCGGGAGCTTCTTCCTGATGAACACCGGGGACGAGGCCGTCGAGAGCGAACACGGGCTGTTGACGACGATCGGCTTCCAGCGCGCCGGCGAGCCGGTCCAGTACGCCCTCGAGGGCTCGATCTTCATCACCGGGGCGGCGATCGAGTGGCTCGAGGACCTGACGCTGATCGACGACCCGACCGAGACGGCCGAACTCGCCCGGAGCGTCGAGTCGACCGACGGCGTCTACGTCGTCCCCGCGTTCACGGGGCTGGGTGCGCCCCACTGGGACCAGCGCGCCCGGGGCACCGTCGTCGGGATGACGCGGGGCACCCGCCGGGAGCACCTCGTCCGGGCGACCCTCGAGTCGATCGCCTACCAGACCCGCGACGTCGCCGAGGCGATGGAGGCCGACTCGGACATCGAGATGACCTCCCTGAAGGTCGACGGCGGCGCCGTCAAGAACAACTTTCTCTGTCAGCTCCAGTCGGACATCATCGGCTCGGAGATCGTCCGTCCCGTCGTCGACGAGACGACGGCGCTCGGCTCGGCGTACGCGGCCGGCCTCGCGGTGGGCTACTGGACCGGCCTCGAGGAGCTCCGGAACAAC